The following proteins come from a genomic window of Deltaproteobacteria bacterium:
- a CDS encoding molybdopterin-dependent oxidoreductase, translated as MTPTARFADILLPVTSAAERNDLNRPWPSGPYLIFSNKAIEPIGECKSDLEIATDLAEKLGLKDFNPYGEDQWLRAFVEQNPENAQHIKDYEEFKRDGIHRIKLPEPILAFKEQIEDPANHPFDTPSGKIEIYSQRVADMDHPLCPPIPKYMGTPEDRNDPLTKTHPLQLLSPHPRNRVHSEMYKVEWLREVEPHRMWINPVDARPRGIRDGDEVHVFNDRGKLAITAWVTERIVPGVISIFEGAWYDPDEEGIDRGGCANVLTNDEYSGGGASVMNTVLVQVTRA; from the coding sequence ATGACGCCCACGGCCCGGTTTGCCGATATCCTTCTTCCGGTTACGAGCGCCGCGGAAAGGAACGATCTGAACCGGCCCTGGCCTTCGGGTCCCTATCTTATTTTCAGCAACAAGGCCATCGAGCCCATCGGCGAGTGCAAATCCGACCTGGAAATCGCCACGGACCTGGCGGAAAAACTGGGCTTGAAAGACTTCAATCCTTACGGGGAGGACCAGTGGCTCAGAGCGTTCGTCGAGCAGAACCCCGAGAATGCCCAACACATCAAGGACTACGAGGAATTCAAACGCGACGGCATCCATCGGATAAAGCTCCCGGAGCCCATACTGGCCTTCAAGGAGCAGATCGAGGATCCGGCAAACCACCCTTTTGACACACCGTCCGGAAAGATCGAGATCTACTCCCAACGTGTGGCGGACATGGATCACCCACTCTGTCCTCCGATTCCCAAGTATATGGGAACACCGGAAGATCGAAACGATCCGCTTACGAAAACGCATCCGCTTCAGCTTCTGTCGCCGCATCCCAGAAACAGGGTGCATTCGGAGATGTACAAGGTCGAATGGCTGAGGGAAGTGGAACCTCACCGGATGTGGATCAACCCGGTCGATGCCCGGCCGAGGGGCATCCGCGACGGCGATGAAGTTCATGTTTTCAACGATCGGGGAAAACTGGCGATCACCGCCTGGGTGACGGAGCGCATCGTGCCCGGGGTCATCTCTATTTTTGAAGGCGCGTGGTACGATCCGGACGAGGAAGGTATCGACCGGGGCGGATGCGCCAATGTGCTGACCAACGACGAATATTCCGGCGGCGGGGCGTCCGTCATGAACACGGTGTTGGTGCAGGTGACCAGGGCCTGA
- a CDS encoding molybdopterin-dependent oxidoreductase has protein sequence MAVSEQSRAVRDRRIVRATSAFDCGGRCPLRLHVEGGEIKRVEGDDVSEPDQLRACLRCRAYRKHIHHPDRLTYPMKRVGPRGKGAFERISWDEALGTFASELTRVKEAYGNAAIFLAAGAGYLGSLHNGPAAAARLLAMFGGYTTHYGNVSSEGAVWASLTQYGSVMVGNSREDLLNSKLIIMWGWDPARMISGTNTTYHLIKARESGARIICVDPRYHDSAALLADWWIPIRPGTDTAMMVSMAYVMIKENRHDQGFLDRYTIGFDRFLDYVTGVEDGVEKTPRWAEAITGVEA, from the coding sequence ATGGCGGTTTCGGAACAAAGTCGCGCCGTCCGGGACAGGCGGATCGTCCGGGCTACATCCGCTTTCGACTGCGGGGGCAGATGTCCTCTCAGGCTGCATGTTGAAGGCGGAGAGATCAAACGAGTCGAGGGGGACGATGTATCCGAGCCCGATCAGCTCAGGGCCTGCCTGAGGTGTCGGGCGTACAGGAAACACATCCACCATCCGGATCGACTGACGTACCCGATGAAACGGGTTGGGCCTCGGGGGAAAGGCGCTTTCGAACGGATCTCGTGGGACGAAGCCCTGGGAACCTTCGCGTCCGAGCTGACCCGGGTAAAAGAGGCCTATGGAAACGCCGCCATATTTCTAGCCGCCGGGGCCGGATACTTGGGAAGCCTTCATAACGGCCCCGCGGCGGCGGCCCGATTGCTTGCCATGTTCGGCGGATACACGACGCACTATGGAAACGTGTCATCGGAAGGCGCGGTCTGGGCGAGCCTGACTCAGTACGGATCGGTCATGGTGGGCAACAGCCGGGAAGACCTGCTCAACTCGAAACTCATCATTATGTGGGGTTGGGATCCGGCCCGGATGATTTCAGGCACCAACACCACGTACCACCTGATCAAGGCCAGGGAATCCGGGGCAAGGATCATCTGCGTGGACCCCAGATACCACGATTCCGCGGCCCTGCTGGCGGATTGGTGGATACCCATCCGGCCCGGAACCGATACGGCCATGATGGTGAGCATGGCGTACGTGATGATCAAAGAAAACCGGCACGATCAAGGCTTTCTCGATAGATACACCATTGGATTCGACCGATTCCTGGACTACGTGACGGGTGTGGAAGACGGGGTCGAAAAGACGCCGAGATGGGCCGAGGCGATCACGGGCGTGGAGGCTTAG